One Microbacterium marinum genomic window carries:
- a CDS encoding protein kinase domain-containing protein gives MTGPQDELLDPLEFVGPDGRMFVDTNVFMETRPELQGGLKALIQRSADKILAGGSALVVPSKVQDELTRNQHKLLQTYPERAAKARNALAFLASASTQGLIRNDLGHASNPYADDLFLDVFEQFADRYDMCLLTFDITPKLRVRLLAQQLNRRLVAGHPTQHGDIAVESAELLLRKGHQKLERLVAGGGDSREISTLQEVLPEFARAFALVSPGRARTAPQRPNPDLRPAAAFDGAATLQAPDTLLPFTSLPTEGHHVTWKSTDNSGEYLLTAQLGEGGEGTVFEVDSHTVVKIFDTDHVTAHRRAKVELLVNSGFNVVGVCAPTALVLNEADEFVGYAMPRAAGRELQRTLFNRRKFEREFPSWKKADLVDICLSFLRKVEYLHSKNVLLGDINPKNVMVDENKHVSLIDADSWQINGYPCPVGTPMFTSPRMLGTAYSEDLRTPQDELYAVATMLFMIIMTGQFPYIRKGTDGNIVELIKEGNFAFQYGSRNNKDQPDGDWKYMWSHIHKPVKDLFWHTFHNEGQRHAQRPTVIEWIEAFQGYRRFLDDPRLNFDPMSNDLYPIRPRAFRPDTPILDCGECARKHAIAGIWDDSEREYHLPQQCLKCRDARRATIAQHPSSPVARTATPATAACKDCHATFPRAQMQHGRCSSCSAKATALDASRICSDCLWPFITNEHVAWFVSRGLNVPKTHAGAKKTCPPRRNYSSPPRPAGARVKAGPTPVKLGFWARLKNFFNN, from the coding sequence GTGACCGGGCCGCAGGACGAACTCCTTGATCCCCTTGAGTTCGTCGGCCCGGACGGACGGATGTTTGTCGATACCAACGTGTTCATGGAAACGCGTCCTGAGCTTCAGGGCGGACTGAAGGCTCTGATCCAGCGGTCCGCGGACAAGATCCTCGCTGGGGGCTCTGCCCTGGTCGTCCCGTCCAAGGTCCAGGACGAGCTCACGCGGAACCAGCACAAGCTCCTCCAGACCTACCCGGAACGCGCAGCCAAGGCCCGCAACGCGTTGGCGTTCCTCGCGAGTGCGTCGACCCAAGGGCTCATACGGAATGACCTTGGGCACGCCAGCAACCCGTACGCCGACGACCTCTTCCTCGATGTCTTCGAGCAGTTCGCGGATCGCTACGACATGTGTCTGCTGACATTCGACATCACCCCCAAGCTGCGTGTCCGACTCCTAGCCCAGCAGCTCAACCGACGCCTTGTCGCGGGGCACCCCACCCAGCACGGCGACATTGCAGTCGAATCCGCCGAGCTGCTGCTCCGAAAGGGCCACCAGAAACTCGAGCGCCTCGTTGCTGGAGGAGGCGACTCTCGCGAGATCAGCACCCTCCAGGAAGTGTTGCCCGAGTTCGCGAGGGCCTTTGCTCTCGTGAGCCCGGGCAGGGCCCGCACTGCGCCGCAGCGACCAAATCCTGACCTCCGCCCCGCCGCCGCGTTCGATGGTGCGGCGACACTGCAAGCGCCAGACACGCTGCTCCCTTTCACAAGCCTCCCGACCGAGGGGCACCACGTGACATGGAAGAGCACGGACAACAGTGGCGAGTACCTGCTCACCGCCCAGCTCGGGGAAGGAGGTGAAGGCACCGTCTTCGAAGTAGATAGCCACACAGTGGTGAAGATCTTCGACACGGACCACGTCACCGCCCATCGTCGCGCCAAGGTCGAGCTCCTCGTCAACAGCGGCTTCAACGTCGTCGGAGTGTGCGCGCCTACGGCGCTCGTTCTCAACGAGGCGGACGAGTTCGTCGGCTACGCCATGCCCCGCGCGGCAGGACGAGAACTTCAACGCACGCTGTTCAACCGCCGCAAGTTCGAACGAGAGTTCCCCTCCTGGAAAAAGGCCGACCTGGTCGACATCTGCCTCTCGTTTCTCCGAAAGGTGGAGTACCTGCACTCCAAGAACGTCCTGCTCGGCGACATCAACCCGAAGAACGTCATGGTCGACGAAAACAAGCACGTCTCGCTCATCGACGCAGACTCGTGGCAGATCAACGGCTACCCCTGTCCAGTTGGAACACCGATGTTCACGTCGCCTCGAATGCTCGGCACCGCGTACTCCGAGGACCTGCGCACGCCACAAGACGAGCTGTACGCCGTGGCCACCATGCTGTTCATGATCATCATGACCGGCCAGTTTCCATACATTCGCAAGGGGACAGACGGCAACATCGTCGAGCTGATCAAAGAAGGCAACTTCGCGTTTCAGTACGGCAGTCGGAACAACAAGGATCAGCCAGACGGGGACTGGAAGTACATGTGGAGCCACATCCACAAACCCGTCAAGGACCTGTTCTGGCACACCTTCCACAACGAGGGACAGCGGCACGCCCAGCGCCCCACGGTCATCGAATGGATCGAAGCATTCCAGGGCTATCGACGATTCCTCGATGACCCGAGGCTCAACTTCGACCCGATGTCGAACGATCTCTACCCGATTCGGCCAAGAGCCTTCAGGCCGGACACGCCTATCCTCGACTGCGGCGAGTGCGCGCGGAAGCACGCCATTGCAGGCATCTGGGACGACTCGGAGCGCGAATACCACCTGCCCCAGCAATGCCTGAAGTGTCGCGATGCACGCCGCGCCACCATCGCACAGCACCCCAGTTCTCCGGTCGCTCGCACAGCGACACCAGCGACGGCCGCCTGCAAAGACTGCCACGCGACATTCCCGCGCGCTCAAATGCAGCACGGTCGATGCTCAAGCTGCTCGGCGAAAGCAACGGCCCTCGACGCAAGCCGAATCTGCAGCGACTGTCTGTGGCCGTTCATCACCAACGAGCACGTTGCCTGGTTCGTCAGCCGAGGACTCAACGTCCCGAAGACGCACGCCGGCGCCAAGAAGACGTGCCCGCCCAGACGGAACTACAGCTCGCCGCCGCGTCCGGCCGGTGCGCGAGTCAAGGCCGGCCCGACACCGGTCAAGCTCGGGTTCTGGGCTCGACTCAAGAACTTCTTCAACAACTAG
- a CDS encoding helix-turn-helix domain-containing protein — protein sequence MGGTMSSVLPDDIQALHDALEASPGEVTVTLSLSRTSAEKVLELLEAERSTGALVVAVKDLFTSTEAASMLGMSRPTLMKMVDAGVVEHVKVGSHRRIPMRAIAEVQRARASEHEQSIAAAEEFRSNISFGGSQ from the coding sequence GTGGGAGGCACGATGTCCTCGGTCCTACCGGACGATATCCAAGCACTACATGATGCCCTGGAAGCTTCCCCGGGTGAGGTGACCGTGACGTTGAGTCTGAGTCGGACCAGCGCCGAGAAGGTCCTCGAGCTCCTCGAGGCTGAGCGCTCAACGGGAGCACTCGTCGTCGCGGTGAAGGATCTCTTCACCAGCACCGAAGCCGCCTCCATGCTGGGGATGTCTCGCCCGACATTGATGAAGATGGTCGACGCGGGGGTTGTAGAGCACGTGAAGGTCGGAAGCCATCGCAGAATCCCGATGAGGGCCATCGCGGAGGTTCAACGAGCCCGGGCTAGCGAGCACGAGCAGTCAATCGCGGCTGCGGAAGAGTTCCGGAGCAACATCTCGTTCGGTGGCAGCCAGTGA
- a CDS encoding GIY-YIG nuclease family protein, with protein sequence MTHLDDAVAALTGARWSIADAGSHVPDEPGLYAIFGNDGGWGQLGLPHRPDSLLYVGKAEDSLVSRELRGHFTADPTRRAQTGSSTVRRSFAALLHDALGLRGIPRNPANPGHFSNYGLSAEHDSLLTAWMHRYLTLAVWPAHELTVPLRDVESALIRKWVPPLNLAGNPHPAPHLKSARATMANEARTWTR encoded by the coding sequence ATGACCCATCTGGATGACGCGGTAGCGGCGCTGACCGGTGCCCGCTGGTCCATAGCGGATGCCGGGAGCCACGTTCCCGATGAACCGGGGCTGTACGCTATCTTCGGCAACGATGGCGGTTGGGGACAGCTCGGGTTGCCTCATCGCCCGGACAGCCTGCTATATGTCGGCAAGGCAGAAGACAGCCTCGTCAGTCGAGAACTCCGTGGCCACTTCACCGCTGATCCCACTCGGCGCGCTCAGACGGGCAGCAGCACCGTGCGCAGATCCTTCGCCGCACTCTTGCACGACGCGCTCGGCCTCAGAGGGATACCCCGCAATCCCGCGAATCCAGGCCACTTCAGCAACTACGGCCTGAGCGCTGAGCACGACAGCCTCCTGACAGCATGGATGCACCGGTACCTGACGCTCGCCGTCTGGCCGGCCCACGAGCTCACGGTGCCGCTCCGCGACGTCGAGAGCGCCCTCATCAGGAAATGGGTTCCGCCGTTGAACCTCGCCGGGAACCCGCACCCGGCGCCTCACCTCAAATCGGCTCGTGCCACGATGGCGAACGAAGCGCGCACCTGGACCCGATGA
- a CDS encoding DUF3263 domain-containing protein: MPTAAELLDFEATHPGHPGSKVHEIEAAFDGMPAARYYQLLVRAADAIEGQARDPVTAHRVTRLTKGSAALAR; encoded by the coding sequence ATGCCCACCGCCGCCGAACTCCTCGACTTCGAAGCCACACACCCCGGCCACCCGGGATCGAAGGTCCACGAGATCGAGGCCGCGTTCGACGGGATGCCGGCCGCCAGGTATTACCAGCTTCTGGTGCGCGCGGCCGACGCGATCGAGGGGCAGGCGCGCGACCCCGTGACAGCTCACCGAGTCACGAGACTCACAAAGGGTTCGGCTGCTCTTGCGCGGTGA